Proteins from a genomic interval of Chryseobacterium indologenes:
- a CDS encoding DUF72 domain-containing protein — MKFGQVEDPPKIDFTLPKDHSKTKEILNLNKKGLENISIGCAKWNKTDLKGFYPKGTKDELTYYATQFNSIELNATFYGMPTPDQVKTWKEKTPENFKFFPKITNTVSHFRRLIDVTDPVTHFASAVMNFDEKLGMAFLQLHDNFKPKDYDRLEKFVKEWPKEVPLAIELRNTEWFTDEEILNTTCELFEAHHITNIIVDTAGRRDMLHMRLTTPNAFIRYVGANAESDYERLDDWLKHLTQWKKQGLQNLYFFVHQNIEKASPLLSAYFIKKLNEEWKTDLHIPQMATENTGTLF, encoded by the coding sequence ATGAAATTCGGACAAGTAGAAGACCCGCCAAAAATAGATTTTACCCTACCCAAAGATCATTCTAAAACCAAAGAAATTTTAAACCTTAATAAAAAAGGTCTTGAAAATATCTCTATCGGATGTGCCAAGTGGAATAAAACGGATCTTAAAGGTTTTTATCCTAAAGGAACCAAAGATGAACTGACCTATTATGCAACTCAATTCAACTCTATTGAACTGAATGCTACTTTCTACGGAATGCCAACCCCGGATCAGGTCAAAACATGGAAGGAAAAAACTCCGGAGAATTTCAAATTTTTCCCCAAAATCACCAATACGGTTTCTCATTTCAGAAGGTTAATTGACGTGACAGATCCGGTTACCCATTTTGCATCGGCTGTCATGAATTTCGATGAAAAACTGGGAATGGCTTTTCTTCAGCTTCATGATAACTTTAAACCCAAAGATTATGACAGGCTGGAAAAATTTGTAAAAGAATGGCCTAAGGAAGTTCCGCTAGCTATAGAACTCAGAAATACCGAATGGTTTACTGACGAAGAAATTCTCAATACAACATGTGAACTTTTCGAAGCCCATCATATTACCAACATCATTGTAGATACAGCGGGAAGAAGAGATATGCTGCATATGCGCCTTACGACTCCCAATGCGTTTATCAGGTATGTAGGAGCTAATGCAGAAAGTGACTATGAAAGGCTGGATGATTGGCTGAAACACCTCACCCAATGGAAAAAGCAAGGGCTTCAGAATCTTTATTTCTTTGTACACCAGAATATCGAAAAAGCGTCACCGCTGTTATCAGCTTACTTTATCAAAAAATTGAACGAGGAATGGAAAACAGATTTGCATATTCCACAAATGGCTACGGAAAACACCGGTACACTTTTTTAA
- a CDS encoding ribonucleotide-diphosphate reductase subunit beta, with protein MGIFDKRVSYKPFEYPEVLQFVEAINKSFWVHSEVDFTADVQDFHSQLEPHEKNAVKNALLAIAQIEVSVKTFWGNLYNHLPKPEFNGLGSTFAECEFRHSEAYSRLLEVLGYNDEFLNVIEIPAVKGRIEFLGNALKHANSATPKEYVSALLLFSILVENVSLFSQFAIILSFTRFKGFMKNVSNIIAWTSVDEQIHANAGIYLINKIREEQPDLLTDSDIEDIYTLVDESIAREGDILSWIFELGEIDNVSKEDLLNFMKYRVDDSLKKINMKTRYNITPEQYRPMVWFEEEVFANSLDDFFAKRPVDYTKHDKSITANDLF; from the coding sequence ATGGGAATTTTTGATAAGAGAGTAAGTTATAAGCCATTTGAATACCCGGAGGTGCTGCAATTTGTAGAAGCAATCAACAAATCATTCTGGGTACATTCGGAAGTGGACTTTACTGCAGATGTACAAGATTTTCATTCGCAGTTGGAACCGCATGAGAAGAACGCTGTGAAAAATGCGCTGTTGGCCATTGCACAGATCGAGGTGTCTGTAAAGACATTCTGGGGAAATTTATATAACCACCTTCCAAAACCGGAATTTAATGGATTAGGATCTACCTTTGCAGAATGCGAGTTCCGTCATTCTGAAGCATATTCCCGTTTATTAGAGGTATTGGGATATAATGACGAGTTCCTTAACGTCATTGAAATTCCTGCCGTAAAAGGCAGAATCGAGTTTCTTGGAAATGCCTTAAAACATGCCAATTCAGCAACTCCCAAAGAATATGTTTCTGCACTGTTACTTTTCAGTATCCTGGTAGAAAACGTTTCTCTTTTCTCTCAATTTGCCATTATTCTTTCTTTCACAAGATTTAAAGGATTCATGAAAAATGTTTCCAATATCATCGCATGGACTTCTGTAGATGAGCAGATTCACGCCAATGCAGGAATCTACCTGATCAATAAAATCCGTGAAGAACAACCTGATCTTTTAACAGACAGCGATATTGAAGATATCTACACGCTGGTAGATGAATCTATCGCAAGAGAAGGTGACATCCTTAGCTGGATCTTTGAATTGGGTGAAATCGACAATGTATCTAAAGAAGACCTGTTGAACTTCATGAAGTACCGTGTAGACGACAGTTTAAAGAAAATCAATATGAAAACAAGATACAACATCACTCCTGAGCAATACAGACCAATGGTATGGTTCGAGGAAGAAGTATTCGCAAATTCATTGGATGATTTCTTTGCCAAAAGACCTGTAGATTATACGAAACACGATAAGAGTATCACTGCAAACGATTTATTCTAA
- a CDS encoding HD domain-containing protein, translating into MKSTINNTVEFVKEKLEGAEAGHDWFHIERVWKLARKIAETENCDKDVVELSALLHDIADPKFHNGDETIAPKISREFLEKQNVPNETIEKVLFVIENISFKNRDQAPVNPPIELQIVQDADRIDAIGAIGIARTFNFGGFKNNPMYDPAAKPDLNMSKEQYKKSNGTTINHFYEKLLLLKNLMNTEHGKKMAEERHDYMLNFLDQFYKEWNVD; encoded by the coding sequence ATGAAAAGTACGATTAACAACACGGTAGAATTTGTAAAAGAAAAACTGGAAGGCGCAGAAGCAGGACATGACTGGTTTCATATTGAAAGAGTGTGGAAGCTGGCCCGAAAAATTGCCGAAACAGAAAATTGCGACAAAGACGTGGTAGAATTATCTGCACTTCTTCACGATATTGCCGATCCTAAATTTCACAATGGTGACGAAACTATAGCCCCAAAAATATCCCGCGAGTTTCTTGAAAAGCAGAATGTACCCAATGAAACCATTGAAAAGGTTTTGTTTGTCATTGAAAATATTTCATTTAAAAACAGAGATCAGGCTCCGGTAAATCCGCCTATTGAACTTCAGATTGTACAGGATGCAGACCGAATTGATGCCATTGGAGCTATCGGAATTGCCAGAACGTTTAATTTTGGAGGGTTTAAAAACAATCCGATGTATGACCCTGCAGCGAAGCCTGACCTGAATATGTCCAAGGAACAATATAAAAAGTCTAATGGTACTACGATCAATCATTTCTACGAAAAATTATTGCTTCTGAAAAATCTTATGAATACAGAGCATGGAAAAAAAATGGCGGAAGAAAGGCATGACTATATGCTGAATTTCCTCGATCAGTTTTATAAAGAGTGGAATGTAGATTAA
- a CDS encoding ribokinase — MNFSSEQPKIIVVGSSSIDLVLETEKLPLPNETVLAVNSDSYFGGKGANQAVGTSRLGASVYFIGCVGMDPLGQQIMRNLVSENVNVGFVHETDKEATGTAYVTTSNGNAAIVVVPAANKYLNKSHIDEADKYFYSADLVLVQLEVSMEVVEYTVKKAKRHGKKVGLYASPAMRVSDDVLANVDFIVAKSSELYIIFGQEKREEVLTKYFNKVFVRDDTNSTIYFDGTEMKYYRNDKDETVYKMGMGDGFTSGFAIALCHGNTIEDCVKFGNEVSSRVSRGKGSQTGLPRISDFLS, encoded by the coding sequence ATGAATTTCTCATCAGAACAACCCAAAATTATTGTTGTAGGCAGTTCTTCGATAGATCTTGTCCTGGAAACAGAAAAGCTTCCCTTACCGAATGAAACCGTTTTAGCTGTAAATTCAGATAGCTATTTCGGAGGAAAAGGAGCGAATCAGGCAGTAGGTACATCAAGGCTCGGAGCGAGTGTTTATTTCATAGGCTGTGTAGGAATGGATCCTCTGGGGCAACAGATCATGAGAAACCTTGTGAGCGAGAATGTCAATGTGGGTTTTGTTCATGAAACGGATAAAGAAGCGACAGGAACGGCATATGTGACAACCAGCAACGGAAATGCCGCGATTGTGGTGGTGCCTGCAGCCAATAAATATCTTAATAAATCTCATATTGACGAAGCGGATAAGTATTTTTACAGTGCTGATCTTGTTCTGGTGCAGCTTGAAGTATCAATGGAGGTTGTGGAATACACCGTTAAAAAAGCCAAAAGACATGGTAAAAAAGTAGGTTTGTATGCTTCTCCTGCGATGAGGGTCAGTGATGATGTTTTAGCCAATGTTGATTTTATTGTAGCAAAAAGCAGCGAACTGTATATCATCTTTGGACAAGAGAAAAGAGAAGAAGTTCTTACTAAATACTTCAACAAGGTGTTTGTAAGGGATGATACCAATTCAACGATCTATTTTGACGGTACAGAGATGAAGTATTACAGAAATGATAAAGATGAAACCGTTTATAAAATGGGAATGGGAGACGGATTTACTTCAGGATTTGCAATAGCACTCTGCCATGGGAATACCATTGAAGATTGTGTGAAATTCGGAAATGAAGTTTCGTCAAGGGTTTCCAGAGGAAAAGGATCTCAGACAGGGCTGCCCAGAATCTCAGATTTCCTTTCTTAA
- a CDS encoding alpha/beta hydrolase has protein sequence MEKLILTTEDHALLAVHLFRPEKSNGKFLLINSATGVKQQVYFSFASYFSQQGFTVITYDYRGIGLSKPKDMRGFHGSMRIWGSRDYKAVTQYIRTEFPDYKKYCLGHSVGALILGMNKDSEMFDEFIFVGTQNAFVGNLKLRTKIEAYLGFGIVQPLTTSLLGYFPANWFGLGESLPKNCAYDWRTLILNKKSTNRLLEKIDDYSKNLTQKVFVIRAEDDVWLTEKGVLSLLNNTYPNLKPTYRLIKTSESVKKEIGHVNFFRSYNHKLWDIILNELIDK, from the coding sequence ATGGAAAAACTAATACTTACCACAGAAGATCATGCATTATTAGCCGTTCATCTTTTCCGGCCAGAAAAAAGTAACGGTAAATTCCTGCTGATTAACTCTGCAACAGGAGTAAAGCAACAGGTGTATTTTTCTTTCGCCAGCTATTTTTCTCAACAGGGCTTTACTGTGATTACTTATGACTACCGGGGAATCGGACTCTCGAAGCCGAAGGATATGAGGGGGTTCCACGGGTCTATGAGGATTTGGGGATCCAGAGATTATAAAGCCGTAACTCAATATATCAGAACAGAATTTCCCGATTATAAAAAATATTGCCTTGGCCATTCTGTAGGAGCATTGATTTTAGGAATGAACAAGGATTCCGAAATGTTCGATGAATTTATTTTTGTAGGTACACAGAATGCTTTCGTAGGAAACCTGAAATTGAGAACCAAAATTGAAGCTTATCTGGGCTTTGGAATCGTTCAGCCGTTAACTACTTCATTGTTAGGATATTTCCCGGCAAATTGGTTTGGACTTGGAGAAAGTCTTCCAAAAAATTGTGCATATGACTGGAGAACCTTAATTTTAAACAAGAAATCAACCAACAGGCTGTTGGAAAAAATTGATGATTATTCTAAAAATTTGACACAAAAAGTATTTGTAATTCGTGCCGAAGATGATGTATGGCTTACAGAAAAGGGAGTGCTCAGCTTACTGAACAATACCTATCCTAATCTGAAACCTACCTACAGACTTATAAAAACCTCGGAATCTGTGAAAAAAGAGATCGGCCACGTTAATTTTTTTAGAAGTTATAACCACAAACTTTGGGATATTATTTTAAATGAACTGATAGATAAATGA
- a CDS encoding ribonucleoside-diphosphate reductase subunit alpha codes for MEEQNSNIWWLNEESEQMLNRGYLLKGETVDGAIDRITTAAAKRLYKPELQPAFKEMITKGWISFSSPVWANMGTQRGLPISCFNTHIPDSIEGITHKMGEVIMQTKIGGGTSGYFGELRNRGTAVTDNGKSSGAVSFMKLFDTAMDVVSQGGVRRGAFAAYLDIDHGDIEEFLSIKDIGSPIQNLFTGVCVPDYWMQDMIDGDMEKRKVWARVLESRQQKGLPYIFFTDNVNRNKPQVYKDLGMTVNASNLCSEIMLPSTMEESFICCLSSMNLELYDEWKDTDAVKLAVYFLDAVLSEFIDKTEGNYYLQGARNFAMRHRALGLGVLGYHSYLQKNMIPFESFEATQFNARAFRHIKEQAEQASRELANIYGEPEVLKGYGLRNTTTMAIAPTTSSSAILGQTSPGIEPFSSNYYKAGLAKGNFMRKNKYLAKLLEEKGLDNEETWRTIMLNHGSVQHLNELTPEEKAVFKTFKEISPMEIISQAAQRQQYIDQAQSLNLQIPSTMPVKDVNYLYIEAWKKGVKTLYYQRSSSVSKEMMVNFVSCSSCEA; via the coding sequence ATGGAAGAGCAAAATTCAAATATATGGTGGCTCAACGAGGAGTCTGAGCAAATGCTGAACAGAGGGTACCTGTTGAAAGGGGAAACGGTAGACGGGGCTATCGACAGAATTACCACTGCAGCTGCAAAAAGACTGTACAAACCTGAGCTTCAACCGGCTTTTAAAGAAATGATCACTAAGGGATGGATCAGTTTCTCATCTCCCGTATGGGCTAATATGGGAACGCAAAGAGGTCTTCCTATCTCATGTTTTAACACCCACATTCCTGACAGTATTGAAGGTATTACTCACAAAATGGGTGAAGTAATTATGCAGACAAAAATTGGTGGAGGAACTTCAGGATATTTCGGAGAATTAAGAAACAGAGGTACTGCAGTTACTGACAATGGAAAATCTTCGGGAGCCGTATCGTTTATGAAGCTTTTTGATACCGCAATGGATGTTGTATCTCAGGGAGGCGTAAGAAGAGGTGCTTTTGCTGCTTATTTAGATATTGACCACGGAGATATTGAAGAATTCTTATCCATCAAAGATATCGGAAGCCCTATTCAGAACCTGTTTACAGGGGTATGTGTTCCGGATTACTGGATGCAGGACATGATCGACGGTGATATGGAAAAACGTAAAGTTTGGGCAAGAGTTTTAGAAAGCCGCCAGCAAAAAGGTCTTCCATATATTTTCTTTACAGATAACGTTAACAGAAATAAGCCACAGGTTTATAAAGATTTAGGAATGACGGTGAATGCAAGTAACCTTTGTTCAGAAATTATGCTTCCATCCACTATGGAAGAATCTTTCATCTGCTGCCTTTCGTCAATGAACCTTGAGTTGTATGACGAGTGGAAAGATACAGATGCTGTAAAATTAGCTGTGTATTTCCTTGACGCTGTTTTATCAGAATTTATTGATAAGACAGAAGGAAACTATTACCTTCAGGGAGCAAGAAACTTCGCTATGCGTCACAGAGCTCTTGGATTAGGAGTTTTAGGATACCATTCTTATTTACAGAAAAATATGATCCCGTTTGAAAGTTTTGAAGCAACCCAATTCAATGCAAGAGCATTCAGACATATCAAAGAACAAGCTGAACAGGCTTCAAGAGAGCTTGCCAACATATACGGAGAACCTGAGGTATTGAAAGGATACGGACTGAGAAATACCACGACCATGGCTATTGCTCCTACCACTTCAAGTTCTGCCATCTTAGGACAAACCTCTCCGGGAATTGAGCCTTTCTCTTCCAACTACTATAAAGCAGGTCTTGCTAAAGGAAACTTTATGCGTAAAAACAAATACCTTGCAAAATTATTGGAAGAAAAAGGATTGGACAACGAAGAAACATGGAGAACCATCATGTTGAACCACGGTTCCGTACAGCACCTGAATGAACTGACTCCTGAAGAAAAGGCAGTATTCAAAACATTCAAGGAGATTTCTCCGATGGAGATCATTTCTCAGGCTGCACAGAGACAACAATATATAGACCAGGCACAATCACTGAATCTTCAGATTCCTTCTACAATGCCTGTAAAAGATGTGAATTACCTGTATATTGAAGCCTGGAAAAAAGGAGTAAAAACATTGTATTACCAAAGAAGTTCTTCTGTTTCAAAAGAAATGATGGTGAACTTTGTGTCATGTTCAAGCTGTGAGGCTTAG
- a CDS encoding TonB-dependent receptor, with the protein MKKKLICAFALLSFGFAFSQETSSKIFGRLKGISSEVTVKVVHVPTNSTFETKSNSKGQFSLDNLQPGGPYKIEVLDGSKVIYENTNLQLSLGNNDLPLVDLGSKEKTIDEVKITSKKTAVKNGVGITQAQISGLPNINRGIQDVTKLVPQSANNSFNGTNFRYNNVTIDGSINNDAIGFSPSLGGQTGTSGMPGSSTRSNSISLDAIQDVQVYIAPYDVKLGNFLGGSINAVTRSGSNDITGSMYVYGRNAAITGNNRVGDHSKMPKDFSDFIYGGRVGLPVVRDKVFLFTNLEYTKRTDPVFYNASDPNALVNQTVAQQISDFVQNKYGFNVGSFNQYNNFSESAKLFNKLDWKINDKHTLSIKNNTVFSQASNLERDGANFRFASMDFVQKNTASTTTLELKSRFNDKWSNSFVAGYSSIHDYRDPTSGNAMFPQVEISYNGGTILLGNDREATVFNMKQKTFEITDNLTYKTGNHTFLLGTHNELYNINYGFVNALNGRISYKSLNDFYNGTPSRIRGTYPFNGDSRQTLFDNPYAQYKVNLLSLYLQDEINWGRVRLSPGIRVDYTDLPNKPQLSPLVNNSPQDPNFGNTYTYTPLSQLTNTYLNKPTISPRLGFTIDVTEDRSMVLRGGSGIFVGRIPFAWLGYAYYNDGVGFGSYDYNAPTAAQIAANGDPLIGSNFANWQNSSKVQVDLIDNNFKMPRVWRSSLAFDYNLQGYKFTLEGIYTKVLYDLKFQQVNKTDNVTYYSYDVNHEMPIYTTNINSKFSNAYLLSNTKEGYRYNLTAQLSKSYNFGFNFFVAYTYGDAKDITNGIRNSMESNWQMNQSLTPNDPKLTTSNFAIKNRVVANLGYAFNISKSNRLYTNVYFNAQSGNPFTWGFVNSTIANTGQAAGLSYIFKDAAEAAKYIVPIKDGTGNVLVSAQQQIADYENFVNNNDYLKSRRGKFTERNGDVTPWNIQADIRIMDEIKLSEKSKNTLQISLSIINFTNLLNKDWGKVYFVPNTFNSTASVGLTKVGNVAAGQPSAGDPTYNFKTPGLPYTIDQFASRFQAQLGIRYNF; encoded by the coding sequence ATGAAGAAAAAATTGATCTGTGCTTTTGCCTTATTATCGTTTGGGTTTGCATTTTCACAGGAAACCAGTTCTAAAATTTTTGGAAGATTAAAGGGGATTTCGTCTGAAGTCACTGTAAAGGTAGTACACGTGCCTACCAATAGTACTTTTGAGACGAAAAGTAACAGTAAAGGACAGTTTAGTCTGGATAACCTTCAGCCGGGTGGCCCTTACAAGATCGAGGTCCTGGATGGTTCAAAGGTGATCTATGAAAATACCAATTTACAGCTGTCTTTAGGAAATAACGATCTACCTTTGGTAGATCTGGGGAGTAAGGAAAAAACAATCGATGAAGTGAAAATAACATCTAAAAAGACTGCGGTAAAGAATGGTGTGGGAATCACTCAGGCTCAGATATCAGGGCTTCCTAATATCAACAGGGGGATTCAGGATGTTACCAAATTGGTGCCTCAGAGCGCCAATAACTCTTTTAACGGAACAAATTTCCGTTATAATAATGTTACGATTGATGGTTCTATAAATAATGATGCCATTGGGTTCAGTCCTTCGTTAGGAGGGCAGACGGGAACCTCCGGGATGCCTGGTAGCAGTACGCGCTCCAACTCGATAAGTCTGGATGCTATTCAGGATGTACAGGTTTATATTGCTCCTTATGACGTAAAGCTGGGAAATTTTCTCGGAGGAAGTATCAACGCGGTGACCAGAAGCGGAAGTAATGATATTACGGGATCTATGTATGTGTACGGAAGGAATGCTGCGATTACCGGGAATAACAGGGTAGGAGATCATTCAAAAATGCCCAAGGATTTCTCAGATTTTATCTATGGTGGAAGAGTTGGCTTGCCGGTGGTGAGAGACAAGGTGTTTTTATTTACCAATCTCGAATATACAAAGAGAACAGATCCTGTTTTTTATAACGCCAGTGATCCCAATGCATTGGTAAACCAGACCGTAGCACAACAGATTTCAGATTTTGTACAAAACAAATATGGCTTTAACGTTGGTAGTTTTAATCAGTACAATAATTTCTCTGAAAGCGCCAAGCTTTTCAACAAGTTAGATTGGAAAATTAATGATAAACATACCTTATCCATTAAAAATAATACAGTATTTTCCCAGGCTTCCAACCTGGAAAGGGATGGCGCCAATTTCAGATTTGCCAGTATGGATTTCGTCCAGAAAAATACTGCGTCTACTACCACACTTGAGTTGAAAAGCCGTTTCAATGATAAATGGAGCAATAGTTTTGTGGCAGGGTATTCTTCTATTCATGATTACAGAGATCCTACCTCAGGAAATGCGATGTTTCCGCAGGTCGAAATCAGTTATAACGGCGGAACTATTCTGTTGGGTAATGACAGGGAAGCAACTGTTTTCAACATGAAACAGAAAACATTCGAAATTACCGACAACCTTACTTATAAAACAGGAAACCATACTTTCTTATTGGGAACTCATAATGAACTGTATAATATCAATTACGGTTTTGTCAATGCTTTAAACGGAAGAATATCTTATAAAAGTTTGAATGATTTTTATAACGGTACTCCTTCCAGAATAAGAGGAACCTATCCTTTTAACGGAGACAGCAGACAGACTCTTTTTGATAATCCTTATGCCCAGTATAAAGTCAATCTCCTTTCATTATACTTGCAGGATGAGATCAATTGGGGAAGGGTAAGACTTTCTCCGGGAATCAGGGTCGATTATACCGATTTGCCTAATAAACCGCAGCTGAGCCCGTTGGTAAACAATTCTCCACAAGATCCTAATTTTGGGAACACTTATACCTATACGCCCTTAAGCCAGTTAACCAATACGTATCTTAATAAACCGACTATCTCTCCAAGACTAGGGTTTACCATTGATGTTACCGAAGACAGATCAATGGTTCTGAGAGGTGGCTCGGGTATTTTTGTAGGAAGAATTCCATTTGCATGGCTTGGATATGCGTATTACAATGACGGGGTAGGTTTTGGAAGCTACGATTATAATGCACCCACAGCTGCTCAGATTGCTGCCAACGGAGACCCGCTGATAGGTTCCAATTTTGCGAACTGGCAGAATTCTTCCAAGGTACAGGTAGACCTTATTGATAATAATTTTAAAATGCCGAGAGTATGGAGAAGTTCCCTTGCATTTGATTATAACTTACAAGGATATAAATTTACTTTGGAAGGAATTTATACAAAAGTACTGTACGACTTAAAATTCCAGCAGGTTAATAAAACGGATAATGTGACCTATTACAGCTATGATGTGAATCATGAGATGCCGATCTATACCACCAATATCAACAGTAAGTTTTCTAATGCTTACCTCCTGTCCAATACAAAAGAAGGATACCGCTATAACCTGACAGCGCAGTTGTCAAAATCATATAACTTCGGATTCAATTTCTTTGTTGCGTATACCTATGGGGATGCTAAAGATATTACCAACGGGATCAGAAACTCTATGGAAAGCAACTGGCAAATGAACCAGTCATTAACTCCTAATGATCCTAAGCTGACAACTTCCAACTTTGCCATCAAAAACAGGGTAGTGGCAAATCTGGGATATGCCTTTAATATTTCTAAATCGAACAGGTTGTACACCAATGTATATTTCAATGCACAATCAGGAAATCCTTTCACGTGGGGATTTGTCAACAGTACCATTGCTAATACGGGACAAGCGGCAGGTCTGTCTTATATTTTTAAAGATGCCGCTGAAGCAGCCAAATACATCGTTCCCATCAAAGACGGAACAGGAAATGTTTTGGTAAGTGCCCAGCAACAGATTGCTGATTATGAAAATTTTGTCAACAATAATGATTATTTAAAATCCAGAAGAGGAAAATTTACCGAGAGAAACGGAGATGTTACCCCTTGGAATATTCAGGCTGATATCAGAATAATGGACGAAATCAAATTGAGTGAAAAATCTAAAAATACACTACAGATTTCGTTAAGTATTATCAACTTTACCAACCTGCTGAATAAAGACTGGGGAAAAGTGTATTTTGTACCTAATACATTCAACTCTACGGCAAGTGTAGGATTGACTAAAGTAGGAAACGTAGCTGCAGGTCAACCATCAGCGGGTGATCCTACCTATAACTTTAAAACACCGGGATTGCCATATACTATCGATCAGTTTGCCTCCAGATTCCAGGCGCAGCTGGGGATAAGATATAATTTTTAA
- a CDS encoding DUF1573 domain-containing protein — MKKLIAGIALFGTFALASAQTITFDKTTFDYGTIKPGADGTRFFTVTNTGDKPLIISNVKPSCGCTTPEFSQDPIMPGKSAKIKVGYNTALNGGFNKMIEVFSNDPANSRSVIYIKGNVDANAPEAKVLTPAEQKEAAKAEKKAAKIAKKAAAK; from the coding sequence ATGAAGAAATTAATCGCAGGAATTGCATTATTCGGAACATTTGCTCTGGCATCTGCACAAACTATTACGTTTGATAAAACTACTTTCGACTACGGTACTATTAAACCTGGTGCTGACGGTACAAGATTTTTTACAGTAACCAACACTGGTGATAAGCCTTTGATTATTTCAAATGTAAAACCTTCTTGCGGATGTACTACACCTGAATTTAGTCAGGATCCGATCATGCCTGGAAAATCAGCTAAGATCAAAGTAGGATACAATACTGCGCTTAACGGAGGATTCAACAAAATGATTGAAGTTTTCTCTAACGACCCTGCCAACAGCAGAAGCGTAATCTATATTAAAGGTAACGTAGATGCTAATGCTCCTGAAGCAAAAGTATTAACTCCTGCTGAGCAGAAAGAAGCTGCAAAAGCTGAGAAAAAAGCTGCAAAAATTGCTAAGAAAGCTGCTGCAAAGTAA
- a CDS encoding ABC transporter ATP-binding protein, with product MLVIQDLHKSYDTGKSKLHVLKGINLNISEGEFVSIMGSSGSGKSTLLNIIGILDEKDSGTYELDGVPIEHLSEVKAAEYRSRFLGFIFQSFNLINYKTALENVALPLYYQNVPRKERNQKAMEYLEKVGLAQWANHLPSELSGGQKQRVAIARALITNPKVVLADEPTGALDSKTTHDIMKLLQDINNEGKTIIVVTHEPDVAAQTKRNVVLKDGIIESDEFIKQIVL from the coding sequence ATGTTAGTAATTCAGGATTTACATAAATCATACGATACGGGAAAAAGCAAACTTCACGTCCTTAAAGGGATTAATCTGAACATTTCAGAAGGCGAGTTTGTTTCTATTATGGGAAGTTCCGGTTCGGGAAAATCTACACTTCTTAATATTATTGGGATTCTGGATGAAAAAGATTCAGGAACTTATGAATTGGACGGAGTTCCCATTGAGCATTTGTCTGAAGTAAAAGCAGCAGAATACAGAAGCCGGTTCCTGGGATTTATTTTTCAATCCTTTAATCTGATCAATTATAAAACCGCTCTGGAAAATGTAGCACTTCCTTTATACTACCAGAACGTACCCAGAAAAGAACGTAATCAGAAGGCGATGGAATATCTGGAAAAAGTAGGCCTTGCACAATGGGCGAACCACCTTCCGAGTGAACTGTCAGGGGGACAAAAGCAAAGAGTTGCTATTGCCAGAGCCTTGATTACCAATCCAAAAGTCGTATTGGCAGATGAGCCTACGGGAGCATTGGATTCCAAAACGACTCACGATATCATGAAGCTTCTTCAGGATATTAACAATGAAGGAAAAACAATTATCGTTGTAACTCACGAACCTGATGTGGCAGCGCAGACCAAAAGGAATGTAGTGCTGAAAGACGGGATCATCGAAAGTGATGAGTTTATTAAGCAGATTGTTTTATAA